A window of the Lysinibacillus irui genome harbors these coding sequences:
- a CDS encoding aminotransferase-like domain-containing protein yields the protein MSWQPNRQSDSTLQQQIVHWVIAQVERGDWVAGTKLPTQRQLAMQFEVNRSTVQQALEELKAIGILEAKIGSGVYVTDNSWHALLQQTQPNWQTYIETSIHKPNYHTIQLINEYEQRDDVIRLGTGELAPDLLPTEEMESSLRELSFQPKSLGYSSPQGNDQLRAAICHYVKKRGIDAEPQHVCIVSGALQALQLIAVGLLEQGSIVFQEPTSYLNSVHPFQSVGMQMIGVHRDNQLAQTLAQRKRKKQAVFYTIPTLHNPTGYVWTAQEKKLLYEACQATRIPIIEDDVYQDLLFEATSPPIKAMDRSGQVLYMGSVSKTLSPGLRIGWLIGPTTVIERLADIKMQTDYGSSAISQEIVLHWLQSGKYDKHIVGLRQQLQDRADFTERILQEKFKDIASWDKPKGGFYIWLKFHEPLVDKEFFLKLLQQQVLINPGYIYDPQEHHHIRLSYSYASYEELQEGLQNLHDCVVDAMGK from the coding sequence AATAGACAAAGTGACTCCACGTTACAGCAACAAATTGTTCACTGGGTAATCGCTCAAGTGGAACGAGGGGACTGGGTGGCAGGGACAAAACTTCCTACCCAACGACAATTGGCTATGCAGTTTGAAGTAAATCGGAGTACAGTTCAACAGGCTTTGGAGGAATTAAAAGCAATAGGCATTCTTGAGGCAAAGATAGGCTCTGGTGTTTATGTCACTGACAATTCCTGGCATGCATTACTTCAGCAAACACAGCCGAATTGGCAAACCTATATCGAAACAAGTATTCATAAGCCAAATTACCACACCATCCAATTGATAAATGAATACGAGCAGCGTGATGATGTCATTCGATTAGGAACGGGTGAGCTTGCTCCTGACTTGTTACCAACTGAGGAAATGGAGTCTTCACTTAGAGAACTATCATTTCAGCCGAAAAGCTTAGGTTATTCTTCACCACAGGGCAATGATCAACTTCGTGCAGCAATCTGTCACTATGTTAAAAAAAGAGGAATCGATGCTGAGCCCCAACATGTCTGTATTGTTTCGGGTGCGCTGCAGGCATTGCAGTTAATTGCCGTTGGTTTATTAGAACAAGGGTCGATCGTATTTCAGGAACCAACCTCCTATCTAAACTCTGTCCATCCATTTCAATCGGTCGGTATGCAGATGATTGGCGTTCACCGTGATAATCAACTTGCCCAAACATTAGCTCAACGGAAACGAAAAAAACAAGCAGTCTTTTACACTATTCCTACTTTACATAATCCAACTGGATATGTTTGGACAGCACAGGAAAAAAAGCTACTGTATGAAGCCTGTCAAGCAACGCGAATTCCAATAATCGAGGACGATGTCTATCAAGATTTGCTTTTTGAAGCTACATCTCCACCGATTAAAGCAATGGATCGAAGCGGGCAAGTCCTTTATATGGGGAGCGTCTCTAAAACCTTAAGTCCTGGGCTCCGCATCGGCTGGCTTATCGGCCCAACAACCGTCATCGAACGACTGGCAGATATTAAAATGCAAACAGACTATGGCTCAAGTGCCATCTCACAGGAAATAGTATTACATTGGTTGCAATCAGGGAAATATGACAAACATATCGTAGGTTTACGCCAACAATTACAAGATCGAGCCGATTTTACAGAACGTATTTTGCAGGAAAAATTTAAGGATATCGCAAGTTGGGATAAACCAAAGGGAGGCTTCTATATTTGGCTCAAGTTTCATGAGCCTCTTGTAGATAAAGAGTTTTTTCTAAAGCTATTGCAACAACAAGTATTAATTAACCCAGGCTATATTTATGATCCTCAAGAACATCACCATATTCGATTATCTTACTCATATGCATCCTATGAGGAATTACAGGAAGGCCTACAAAACTTGCATGACTGTGTCGTCGACGCTATGGGAAAGTGA